The genome window TCCAAGCGAATTAAATGAAGTTGCATCAAAAATAGTACTTCTTGTGGTCTGAGGAAAAATTATAACAGAATATCCATTTGCAATTAAATCACATCCTCTATTAAACACTGTTTTTAAATCTTCCCTGGGATTAGTACGCGTAACTGATATTGGATTGATAGCTTTAAGAATTTTACCGAAAACCGGGTACCTTAACAGCTCATCCTTTAAAACAAATGTTGCTTTAGTAAAAGCAGTTGTTATACTTGGTAAAATAAAGGTATCGATCATGCTCATATGATTAGATATATATACAAAAGGGCCACCATGCATGGAAACACCCTGCAAGCCGGAAATCGAAAAGCTCCCGCCTGAAGACTCAATATTTTTTAATATATCAAGCGAACCAATTGCCCACCGCTTATAGTCGT of Desulfosarcina sp. BuS5 contains these proteins:
- a CDS encoding lysophospholipid acyltransferase family protein: MDIEKFWGIIKTDFEYQSPVRTCLLAKNFPGWATFTYYLKLLQRIIIDSKAADIGEYDYKRWAIGSLDILKNIESSGGSFSISGLQGVSMHGGPFVYISNHMSMIDTFILPSITTAFTKATFVLKDELLRYPVFGKILKAINPISVTRTNPREDLKTVFNRGCDLIANGYSVIIFPQTTRSTIFDATSFNSLGVKLARRAMVPVVPVALKTDFQRNGRIVKDVGMVNPGKTLYFKFGDPIPIEEKPQVVHRKVVQFISNNLSEWGGKVVREPS